ATCGCCCAACGTTCCGGGTACGGGCGTCGAGGTATTGTTCACCGCTTCGAGCAGGGCCTGTTGTATTGCGTAATAAGCCGGTTTTTTGTTGCCGCTATCGTCGAAAATCAATGGGGCGACCGCCCTGTCGACCGGATCGTCGGGATTGATGCGCCAGGATTGATTGTCTCTGATACCCCAGACCTGGAGGGCCCTGCACATCGGCTGATCCAGACATGCCTTTGCGACCCAGTAGTAAATATCGGCCTGGTGCTCCAGCCCGCTTGCCGATGTGTCGGGGGCGCCCCCGTCCATTTCGGTTATATATATTTCCAGGCCAAGGTCGGCCACCCGCTGCATCTTCTCTGCAAGGCCATGGGCCATCGCTTCGGTAAATTCCGGATACACGTGCCCCTGGAAACCGACGGCGTGAATGGGAACGCCGCGCCTCGTAAAATCCTGCAGCATCGTATACATCCCGTCGAATTTGGCGTCATTGGTTTCGATCGCGTAATCATTGTACATCAATTTCGCGTTCGGATCTGCCGAGTGGGCGGCTTTAAACGCGTCTTCAATGTATTGCTTCCCTTGTTGCTGTCCATAGACCGAAGCGCCGTCCTGGCCGCCGGAGCCGATCGCGTTTATGCGGTAAGAGCCGTCGCGATGAAAGGCCTCGTTCACGACATCCCACACGTAGATGTTTCCCCTGAAATGCGTCGCAACGGCATTGATATACGTTTCCATCA
The nucleotide sequence above comes from Spirochaetales bacterium. Encoded proteins:
- a CDS encoding endo-1,4-beta-xylanase, producing the protein MSKVKKTTIFLTVLVLGLWGVIDTGAQSLRSLTEQLRSRGREFYIGCAVPSNFSGSDQEIVRTEFDIVTCENDMKIGTISPSQGQYNYSGGDRLLSFAQSNNMVFHGHCFVWHKYNPGWVTGTKSMMETYINAVATHFRGNIYVWDVVNEAFHRDGSYRINAIGSGGQDGASVYGQQQGKQYIEDAFKAAHSADPNAKLMYNDYAIETNDAKFDGMYTMLQDFTRRGVPIHAVGFQGHVYPEFTEAMAHGLAEKMQRVADLGLEIYITEMDGGAPDTSASGLEHQADIYYWVAKACLDQPMCRALQVWGIRDNQSWRINPDDPVDRAVAPLIFDDSGNKKPAYYAIQQALLEAVNNTSTPVPGTLGDVNGDGSVSIVDALLTAQYYVGLSPSGFITANADVNRDGSITIADALRIAQYYVGIISGF